The genomic DNA GAGGTCAGCGCGAGCACGAAGAGGCCGGCGCCGCTCTCCCGTGCCAGTTCGATCGCCGGGGCGAGCGAGCCGTAGCCGAGATACGGGGAGACGGTCAGCGCGTCGGAGAACAGCGGGGAGTCCTTCCGGAGGAAGGACTCGGCGTACGCGGCCATGGTCGAGCCGATGTCGCCGCGCTTGGCGTCCATCACGACCAGGGCGCCGGCCGCCCGCGCCTCCTCGACGGACTTCTCCAGGACGGCGATCCCGCGCGAGCCGAAGCGCTCGAAGAAGGCGCTCTGCGGCTTGAGGACGGCGACCCGGTCGGCGAGCGCCTCGACGACCGTGCGGCTGAACCGCTCCAGGCCGGCGACGTCGTCGTTCAGGCCCCACTCGGTGAGCAGCGAGGCGTGCGGGTCGATGCCGACGCAGAGCGGGCCGCGCTCGTCCATGGCTGTGCGGAGGCGGGCACCGAAGGGTTCGAGGGGGCTCATACCGGCTTCCTTGCGTCGGCGCCGACCGCGTCGGCGAGGGTGGCGTACGGGCTCGTGCGCAGGCGTGCGGCGAGGCCCTTGTGGATGGCGCGGCCCCAGAAGGGCCCTTCGTAGATGAAGGCGCTGTAGCCCTGCACGAGGGTGGCACCGGCGAGGATGCGCTGCCAGGCGTCCTCCGCGTTCTCGATGCCGCCGACGCCCACGAGGGTGATGCGGTCGCCCACGCGCGCGTAGAGGCGGCGCAGTACCTCCAGGGAGCGAGCCTTCAGCGGTGCTCCCGACAGTCCGCCGGTCTCCTTGACGAGTTCGGGTCCGGATTCCAAACCGAGGCCCTCGCGCGCGATGGTCGTGTTCGTGGCGATGATCCCGTCCAGGCCGAGTTCCACGGCGAGGTCGGCGACCGCGTCGACGTCCTCGTCCGCGAGGTCCGGCGCGATCTTCACCAGGAGCGGGACGCGGCGGTCGGTCACCGCGCGGTCGGCGGCCTCGCGCACGGCGGTCAGCAGCGGGCGCAGCGCCTCGGTCGCCTGGAGGTTGCGCAGCCCGGGCGTGTTGGGCGACGACACGTTCACCACGAGATAGTCGGCGTGCCGGGCGAGTCGCTCGGTCGACTTCACGTAGTCGCCGACGGCCTCCTCCTCGGGTACGACCTTGGTCTTGCCGATGTTGACGCCCACGACGGTCCGGAAGACCGCCTCACGAGCCGCCAGCCGGTCCGCCACGGCCGCGGAGCCCTCGTTGTTGAAGCCCATGCGGTTGATCAGCGCCCGGTCCGGCACAAGGCGGAACAGCCGCTTCTTGGGGTTGCCGGGCTGCGGCTCCCCCGTGACCGTGCCGATCTCGACATGGTCGAAGCCGAGCATCGACATGCCGTCGATCGCCACCGCGTTCTTGTCGAACCCGGCCGCGAGCCCGAACGGGCCGTGCATGCGCAGCCCGAAGGCCTCGGTGCGCAGTTCCTCGAACCGGGGCGCGAGAGCGGCGGCGACGAACGTGCGCAGTACGGGGATGCGGACGGCGAGCCGGATCCAGCGGAAGGCGAGGTGGTGGGCCTGCTCCGGGTCCATCCGTTTGAAGACGAGACTGAAGAAGATCTTGTACATGGTGTCCTCATGAAGAGGGGGACACCGTTTCCGGTGTCCCCCTCTTCAGCGCTAGTCGCGGGCCGCGGTCAGGTGTTCCGCGTGTTCCTGGAGTGAACGCACGCCCACGTCACCGTGGTTGAGGGCGTCGATGCCCTGGACGGCGGCGGCGAGCGCCTGAACCGTCGTGAGACACGGCACGGACCGGGCCACGGCCGCGGTACGGATCTCGTAGCCGTCGAGGCGGCCGCCGGTGCCGTACGGGGTGTTGACGATGAGGTCGACCTCGCCGTCGTGGATGAGCTGGACGATGGTCTTCTCGCCGTTCGGGCCGACGCCCTCGGACTGCTTGCGGACGACCGTCGCGTTCAGGCCGTTGCGCCTGAGGACCTCGGCGGTGCCGGAGGTGGCGAGCAACTCGAAGCCGTGGGCGACCAGTTCGCGCGCCGGGAAGATCATCGAGCGCTTGTCGCGGTTGGCGACCGAGATGAACGCGCGGCCCTTGGTGGGCAGCGGGCCGTAGGCGCCCGCCTGGGACTTGGCGTACGCCGTGCCGAAGACGGAGTCGATGCCCATGACCTCGCCGGTGGAGCGCATCTCCGGGCCGAGGACCGTGTCGACGCCCCGCCCGTGGATGTCGCGGAAGCGCGACCACGGCATGACGGCCTCCTTGACGGAGATCGGCGCGTCGAGCGGCAGCGTGCCGCCGTCGCCGTTGGCCGGGAGCAGTCCCTCGGCGCGCAGTTCGGCGACGGTCGCGCCCAGCGAGATGCGGGCGGCGGCCTTCGCGAGCGGCACGGCGGTCGCCTTCGAGGTGAAGGGGACCGTGCGGGACGCGCGCGGGTTGGCCTCCAGGACGTAGAGGATGTCGCCGGCCATCGCGAACTGGATGTTGATCAGGCCGCGGACGCCGACTCCCTTGGCGATGGCTTCGGTTGAGGCGCGCAGGCGCTTGATGTCGAAGCCGCCCAGGGTGATCGGCGGCAGGGCGCACGCCGAGTCGCCGGAGTGGATACCGGCCTCCTCGATGTGCTCCATGACACCGCCGAGGTAGAGCTCGTGGCCGTCGTAGAGCGCGTCCACGTCGATCTCGATCGCGTCGTCCAGGAAGCGGTCGACGAGGACCGGCCGGGAAGGGCTGATCTCGGTGGACTCGGCGATGTACGACTCCAGACGGGTCTCGTCGTAGACGATCTCCATGCCGCGTCCGCCGAGGACGTAGGAGGGGCGGACGAGGACCGGGTAGCCGATCTCGTCGGCGATGGCCTTGGCGCCCACGAAGGTGGTCGCCGTACCGTGCTTGGGGGCCGGGAGGCCCGCCTCCGCGAGGACCTGGCCGAAGGCGCCGCGGTCCTCGGCGGCGTGGATCGCCTCGGGTGAGGTGCCGACGACCGGAACGCCGTTGTCCTTGAGTGCCTGCGCGAGCCCGAGCGGGGTCTGGCCGCCGAGCTGGACGATCACGCCCGCGACCGGGCCCGCCTGCTGCTCCGCGTGGACGATCTCCAGCACGTCCTCGAGCGTGAGCGGCTCGAAGTACAGGCGGTCGGAGGTGTCGTAGTCCGTGGAGACGGTCTCGGGGTTGCAGTTGACCATCACGGTCTCGTAGCCCGCGTCGCTCAGCGCGAAGGAGGCGTGGACGCAGGAGTAGTCGAACTCGATGCCCTGGCCGATGCGGTTGGGGCCCGACCCCAGGATGATGACCGCGGGCTTCTCGCGCGGGGCGACCTCGTTCTCCTCGTCGTAGGACGAGTAGAAGTACGGCGTCTTCGCGGCGAACTCGGCGGCGCAGGTGTCGACCGTCTTGTAGACCGGGCGGATGCCCAGCGCGTGCCGCACCTCGCGGACGACGTCCTCGCGCAGCCCGCGGATCTCACCGATCTGCTGGTCGGAGAAGCCGTGCCGCTTGGCCTCGGCGAGCAGCTCCGGGTCCAGCTTGTCGGCGGCGGCCAGCTCGTCGGCGATCTCGTTGATGAGGAAGAGCTGGTCGACGAACCAGGGGTCGATCTTCGTGTAGTCGAAGACCTCCTCCTGGGTGGCGCCCGCGCGGATCGCCTGCATGACGGTGTTGATCCGGCCGTCGGTGGGCCGTGCTGCCTCTTCGAGGAGCTGGGTCTTGTCGCCGGGCTCGCCGACGAAGGTGAACTGGCTGCCCTTCTTCTCCAGGGAGCGCAGTGCCTTCTGGAAGGCCTCGGTGAAGTTGCGGCCGATCGCCATGGCCTCGCCGACCGACTTCATGGTGGTCGTCAGGGTCGAGTCGGCGCTCGGGAACTTCTCGAAGGCGAAACGCGGGGCCTTGACGACCACGTAGTCGAGGGTCGGCTCGAAGGAGGCCGGGGTCTCGCGCGTGATGTCGTTCGGGATCTCGTCGAGCGTGTAGCCGACGGCCAGCTTCGCGGCGATCTTGGCGATCGGGAAGCCGGTCGCCTTGGAGGCGAGGGCCGAGGAGCGGGACACGCGCGGGTTCATCTCGATGACGATCACCCGGCCGTCCACCGGGTTCACCGCGAACTGGATGTTGCAGCCGCCCGTGTCCACACCGACCTCGCGGATCACGGCGATGCCGATGTCCCGCAGGGTCTGGTACTCGCGGTCGGTCAGCGTCATCGCCGGGGCGACGGTGATCGAGTCGCCGGTGTGCACGCCCATGGGGTCGAAGTTCTCGATGGAGCAGACGACCACGACGTTGTCGTTCTTGTCGCGCATCAGCTCCAGCTCGTACTCCTTCCAGCCGAGGATGGACTCCTCCAGGAGGACCTCGGTGGTCGGCGAGAGGGTCAGGCCCTGGCCCGCGATGCGGCGCAGCTCCTCCTCGTCGTGCGCGAAGCCGGAGCCCGCGCCGCCCATGGTGAAGGAGGGACGGACGACGACCGGGTAGCCGCCGAGCGTCTCGACGCCCGCGATCACGTCGTCCATGGAGTGGCAGATCACCGAGCGGGCGGACTCGCCGTGACCGATCTTCTGGCGTACGGCCTCGACGACTTCTTTGAAGAGGTTGCGGTCCTCGCCCTTGTTGATGGCCTCGACGTTGGCGCCGATCAGCTCGACGCCGTACTTCTCCAGGGTGCCGGCCTCGTGCAGCGAGATCGCGGTGTTGAGGGCCGTCTGACCGCCAAGGGTGGGCAGAAGAGCGTCCGGGCGCTCCTTGGCGATGATCTTCTCGACGAAGTCCGGGGTGATCGGCTCGATGTAGGTGGCGTCGGCGATCTCCGGGTCGGTCATGATCGTCGCCGGGTTGGAGTTGACCAGGATGACGCGGAGGCCCTCGGCGCGCAGGATGCGGCAGGCCTGGGTGCCGGAGTAGTCGAACTCGGCGGCCTGGCCGATGACGATCGGGCCGGAGCCGATGACCAGGACGGACTGGATATCGGAGCGCTTAGGCACGCTGGCCCTCCATCAGAGCTGTGTCCATCAAAGACGTGAAGCGGTCGAACAGGTAGGCGGCGTCGTGCGGGCCCGCTGCCGCTTCGGGGTGGTACTGGACGCTGAACGCCGGCCGGTCGAGGAGCCGCAGCCCCTCGACGACCTGGTCGTTCAGGCAGACGTGCGAGACCTCGGCGCGGCCGTAGGGGGTCTCGGAGACCTTGTCGAGAGGCGCGTCGACGGCGAAGCCGTGGTTGTGCGCGGTGACCTCGACCTTGCCCGTCGTACGGTCCTGCACGGGCTGGTTGATGCCCCGGTGGCCGTACTTCAGCTTGTACGTGCCGAAGCCGAGCGCGCGGCCGAGGATCTGGTTGCCGAAGCAGATGCCGAAGAGCGGGGTACCGCGCTCCAGGACGGCCTGCATGACGGCGACGGGGTGATCGGCGGTGGCGGGGTCGCCGGGACCGTTGGAGAAGAAGACCCCGTCGGGCCGGACGGCGTACACGTCCTCGACGGTGGCGGTGGCCGGCAGCACGTGCACCTCGATGCCGCGCTCGGCCATGCGGTGCGGGGTCATGCCCTTGATGCCGAGGTCGACGGCGGCGACGGTGTACTTCTTCTCGCCGATCGCGGGGACGACGTAGGTCTCCTTGGTGGCGACCTCGGCGGACAGGTCCGCGCCCGTCATCTCGGGGGCCTCGCGCACCTCGGCGAGCATGGTGTCCTCGTCGGGCAGCGTGGCGCCGGAGAAGATGCCGACGCGCATCGCGCCGCGCTCGCGCAGATGACGGGTCAACGCGCGCGTGTCGATGCCGGAGATCCCGACGACGCCCTGGTTGCGCAGCTCCTCGTCCAGGGAGCGGCGGGAGCGCCAGTTGGACGGCACGCGCGCGGGGTCGCGCACCACGTAACCGGCGACCCAGATGCGGGCCGACTCGGGGTCCTCGTCGTTGACGCCGGTGTTGCCGACGTGCGGGGCTGTCATCACGACGACCTGGCGGTGGTACGACGGGTCGGTCAGGGTCTCCTGGTAGCCGGTCATGCCGGTGGAGAACACGGCCTCGCCGAAGGTCACCCCCACGGACCCGTAGGCACGGCCGCGGAAGATCCGGCCGTCCTCCAGGACGAGTACGGCGGGAACCTTGGCGGCTCCCCTGGTGGAGGTGGTCATCGTGCGCCTTCCGTGTCGGTCGTTTCGAGACTCTTTTTGATCATGCTGTTCAGGGTGTCGACCCACTCCGTGTGCTCGGCCGCGTGGTCCGAGCGGAACCCGGAGTCGATCAGCCGGTCGCCGTGCGCCCACGTCACGACCAGGAGACCGCCCTCGCTGAGGACCTTCCCGGCGATGCCCTTGCCGAGCAGGGCCTCGCGCAGCGCCCCGGCCGGGATGAAGAAGTCGGTGGCTCCCGGTCGTACGACATCCAGGCCGGCCTCCGTCAGGGTCAGCTCGACCCTGCTGCGGGTGCCCAGGCCGTGCGCCACGATGCGGTCGAGCCACTGCCCGGCGGTGGTGGAGCCGTGGTAGCGGCCGCTCATCGACAACACAGCCAGTTTCGCCTCACCCACCTCTTCCGGCGCGGTGGGCAGCTCGGGCAGGTCGCCCTGGAGGGTGCCGCGCCACTTCCAGCCCTCGCGCATCAGCCAGTAGACGAGCGCGATGAAGAGGGCGAGGCCGACGAGCCAGCCGATACGGGCGGCCCAGTCGGTCACCGGGGCGGACTTCTCCCCGGCCGCGAGGTGGGTCAGTTCCAGAGGTGTCACGTGAGCTTCCCGTCGACGAGCGTGGCCTTGCCCCGGAGCCAGGTGTGCGTCACACGGCCCGGCAGCTCACGCCCCTCGTACGGGGTGTTGCGACTGCGCGAAGCGAAGCCCGCGGGGTCCACCGACCCACGGTATTCCGTGTCGACGAGCGTGAGGTTGGCGGGCTCACCAGCCGAGACGGGACGGCCGTGGCCCACCGCCCGCCCGATCTCTGCGGGCTTGGCGGACATGCGCTCGGCGACCCCGGCCCAGGTGAGGAGCCCGGTGTCCACCATGGTCTCCTGCACCACTGACAACGCGGTCTCCAGGCCGACCATCCCCATGGCGGCGGCGGCCCACTCGCAGTCCTTGTCCTCGTGCGGGTGCGGGGCGTGGTCGGTGGCGACGATGTCGATCGTGCCGTCGGCGAGCGCCTCGCGCAGGGCCAGCACATCGCGCTCGGTGCGCAGCGGCGGGTTGACCTTGAAGACGGGGTTGTAGGAGCGCACCAGCTCATCCGTGAGGAGGAGGTGGTGCGGGGTGACCTCGGCGGTCACGTCGATGCCCCGGGACTTGGCCCAGCGGACGATCTCGACGGAACCCGCGGTCGAGAGGTGGCAGATGTGGACGCGGGAACCGACGTGCTCGGCGAGCAGGACATCCCGGGCGATGATCGATTCTTCGGCCACCGCCGGCCAGCCCCCGAGCCCGAGTTCGGCGGAGACGACGCCCTCGTTCATCTGGGCGCCCTCGGTGAGGCGGGGCTCCTGCGCGTGCTGGGCGACGACTCCCCCGAAGGCCTTCACGTACTCCAGCGCGCGGCGCATGATCACCGCGTCGTCGACGCACTTGCCGTCGTCGGAGAAGACGGTGACCCCGGCGGCCGACTCGTGCATGGCGCCCAGCTCGGCGAGCTTCTTGCCCTCCAGGCCGACGGTGACGGCGCCGATGGGCTGCACATCGCAGTAGCCGTGCTCCTGGCCGAGCCGGTAGACCTGCTCGACGACACCGGCGGTGTCGGCGACGGGGAAGGTGTTGGCCATGGCGAACACGGCGGTGTAGCCGCCGCTGGCGGCGGCCCGTGTGCCGGTCAGCACGGTCTCGGAGTCCTCGCGGCCGGGCTCGCGGAGGTGGGTGTGCAGGTCGACGAGACCGGGCAACAGCACCTTGCCGTCGGCCTCGACGACCTCGGCGCCTTCGGCGCTCAGGCCGACGCCCACCTCGGAGATCGTGTCCCCGTCGATCAGCACGTCCTGCGGCTCGCCGCCGAGGATCTTCGCACCACGGATCAGGATCTTGCTCATGTGACTTACTTCTCCTCGATGCGGGCGTGGCTGACGGCGGGTTCGTTGCCGCCCAGAAGCAGATAGAGCACGGCCATCCGGATGGAGACTCCGTTTGCGACCTGCTCGACGACGGTGCAGCGGTCCGAGTCGGCGACCTCGGCGGTGATCTCCATGCCCCGGACCATCGGCCCCGGGTGCATCACGATCGCGTGCTCGGGCATCTTCGCCATGCGGTCGCCGTCGAGGCCGTAGCGCCGCGAGTACTCGCGCTCGGTCGGGAAGAACGCCGCGTTCATGCGCTCGCGCTGGACACGCAGCAGCATCACCGCGTCGGACTTGGAGAGCGTGCTGTCGAGGTCGTACGAGACCTCGCAGGGCCAGGCCTCGACGCCGACCGGCACCAGGGTGGGCGGGGCGACGAGGGTGACCTCTGCGCCGAGGGTGTGCAGCAGGTCGACGTTCGAGCGGGCGACGCGGCTGTGCAGAATGTCGCCGACGAGCGTGATCCGCTTGCCGGCCAGGTCCTGCCCGAGCCCGGCGTCCCGGCCGACGAGCCGGCGGCGCATGGTGAACGCGTCGAGCAGCGCCTGCGTCGGGTGCTGGTGGGTGCCGTCGCCGGCGTTGATGACGGCCGCGTCGATCCACCCGGAGGTGGCGAGCCGGTACGGCGCCCCGGAGGCACCGTGCCGGATGACGACCGCGTCGACGCCCATGGCCTCCAGGGTCTGCGCGGTGTCCTTCAGGGACTCGCCCTTGGAGACACTCGACCCCTTGGCGGTGAAGTTGATGACGTCGGCGGAGAGGCGCTTCTCGGCGGCTTCGAAGGAGATACGCGTGCGCGTGGAGTCCTCGAAGAAGAGGTTGACCACGGTACGGCCGCGCAGGGTCGGCAGTTTCTTGATCGGCCGGTCGGCGACCCGGGCCATCTCCTCGGCGGTGTCGAGGATCAGGACGGCGTCGTCGCGGGAGAGGTCGGCGGCCGAGATGAGATGACGCTGCATCTGTCAGGCTCCGTAAGGCAGTTCAGGTTTGGGGCACGGGGGTCTGGGGGTGTCCCCCAGAAGGCACAGCCGGGCGTGCGGGGGCGCGTCGTGCCGCAGGGGCACGGCGTCCGTCCGCTACGGGGTCTGCTTGGCGCCGAGCAGCACGGTGTCGCGACCGTCCTCCTCGGCGAGCTGGACCTTGACCGTCTCCCGCAGCGACGTGGGGAGGTTCTTGCCGACGTAGTCGGCGCGGATGGGCAGTTCGCGGTGGCCTCTGTCGACCAGGACCGCGAGCTGCACCGCGCGCGGGCGCCCGATGTCGTTCAGGGCGTCGAGGGCGGCGCGGATGGTGCGGCCGGAGAAGAGCACGTCGTCGACGAGGACGACCAGGCGGCCGTCGATGCCGTCACCGGGGATGTCCGTGCGGGC from Streptomyces sp. NBC_01478 includes the following:
- the pyrF gene encoding orotidine-5'-phosphate decarboxylase → MSPLEPFGARLRTAMDERGPLCVGIDPHASLLTEWGLNDDVAGLERFSRTVVEALADRVAVLKPQSAFFERFGSRGIAVLEKSVEEARAAGALVVMDAKRGDIGSTMAAYAESFLRKDSPLFSDALTVSPYLGYGSLAPAIELARESGAGLFVLALTSNPEGGEVQHAVRADGRNIGATMLAHLAAENAGEEPLGSFGAVVGATLGDLSSYDLAVNGPILAPGIGAQGATPADLPGVFGRVLRNVVPNVSRGVLRHGPDVGALQGASDRFAEEIRVAFATV
- a CDS encoding quinone-dependent dihydroorotate dehydrogenase; translation: MYKIFFSLVFKRMDPEQAHHLAFRWIRLAVRIPVLRTFVAAALAPRFEELRTEAFGLRMHGPFGLAAGFDKNAVAIDGMSMLGFDHVEIGTVTGEPQPGNPKKRLFRLVPDRALINRMGFNNEGSAAVADRLAAREAVFRTVVGVNIGKTKVVPEEEAVGDYVKSTERLARHADYLVVNVSSPNTPGLRNLQATEALRPLLTAVREAADRAVTDRRVPLLVKIAPDLADEDVDAVADLAVELGLDGIIATNTTIAREGLGLESGPELVKETGGLSGAPLKARSLEVLRRLYARVGDRITLVGVGGIENAEDAWQRILAGATLVQGYSAFIYEGPFWGRAIHKGLAARLRTSPYATLADAVGADARKPV
- the carB gene encoding carbamoyl-phosphate synthase large subunit, encoding MPKRSDIQSVLVIGSGPIVIGQAAEFDYSGTQACRILRAEGLRVILVNSNPATIMTDPEIADATYIEPITPDFVEKIIAKERPDALLPTLGGQTALNTAISLHEAGTLEKYGVELIGANVEAINKGEDRNLFKEVVEAVRQKIGHGESARSVICHSMDDVIAGVETLGGYPVVVRPSFTMGGAGSGFAHDEEELRRIAGQGLTLSPTTEVLLEESILGWKEYELELMRDKNDNVVVVCSIENFDPMGVHTGDSITVAPAMTLTDREYQTLRDIGIAVIREVGVDTGGCNIQFAVNPVDGRVIVIEMNPRVSRSSALASKATGFPIAKIAAKLAVGYTLDEIPNDITRETPASFEPTLDYVVVKAPRFAFEKFPSADSTLTTTMKSVGEAMAIGRNFTEAFQKALRSLEKKGSQFTFVGEPGDKTQLLEEAARPTDGRINTVMQAIRAGATQEEVFDYTKIDPWFVDQLFLINEIADELAAADKLDPELLAEAKRHGFSDQQIGEIRGLREDVVREVRHALGIRPVYKTVDTCAAEFAAKTPYFYSSYDEENEVAPREKPAVIILGSGPNRIGQGIEFDYSCVHASFALSDAGYETVMVNCNPETVSTDYDTSDRLYFEPLTLEDVLEIVHAEQQAGPVAGVIVQLGGQTPLGLAQALKDNGVPVVGTSPEAIHAAEDRGAFGQVLAEAGLPAPKHGTATTFVGAKAIADEIGYPVLVRPSYVLGGRGMEIVYDETRLESYIAESTEISPSRPVLVDRFLDDAIEIDVDALYDGHELYLGGVMEHIEEAGIHSGDSACALPPITLGGFDIKRLRASTEAIAKGVGVRGLINIQFAMAGDILYVLEANPRASRTVPFTSKATAVPLAKAAARISLGATVAELRAEGLLPANGDGGTLPLDAPISVKEAVMPWSRFRDIHGRGVDTVLGPEMRSTGEVMGIDSVFGTAYAKSQAGAYGPLPTKGRAFISVANRDKRSMIFPARELVAHGFELLATSGTAEVLRRNGLNATVVRKQSEGVGPNGEKTIVQLIHDGEVDLIVNTPYGTGGRLDGYEIRTAAVARSVPCLTTVQALAAAVQGIDALNHGDVGVRSLQEHAEHLTAARD
- the carA gene encoding glutamine-hydrolyzing carbamoyl-phosphate synthase small subunit → MTTSTRGAAKVPAVLVLEDGRIFRGRAYGSVGVTFGEAVFSTGMTGYQETLTDPSYHRQVVVMTAPHVGNTGVNDEDPESARIWVAGYVVRDPARVPSNWRSRRSLDEELRNQGVVGISGIDTRALTRHLRERGAMRVGIFSGATLPDEDTMLAEVREAPEMTGADLSAEVATKETYVVPAIGEKKYTVAAVDLGIKGMTPHRMAERGIEVHVLPATATVEDVYAVRPDGVFFSNGPGDPATADHPVAVMQAVLERGTPLFGICFGNQILGRALGFGTYKLKYGHRGINQPVQDRTTGKVEVTAHNHGFAVDAPLDKVSETPYGRAEVSHVCLNDQVVEGLRLLDRPAFSVQYHPEAAAGPHDAAYLFDRFTSLMDTALMEGQRA
- a CDS encoding PH-like domain-containing protein; the encoded protein is MTPLELTHLAAGEKSAPVTDWAARIGWLVGLALFIALVYWLMREGWKWRGTLQGDLPELPTAPEEVGEAKLAVLSMSGRYHGSTTAGQWLDRIVAHGLGTRSRVELTLTEAGLDVVRPGATDFFIPAGALREALLGKGIAGKVLSEGGLLVVTWAHGDRLIDSGFRSDHAAEHTEWVDTLNSMIKKSLETTDTEGAR
- a CDS encoding dihydroorotase, whose product is MSKILIRGAKILGGEPQDVLIDGDTISEVGVGLSAEGAEVVEADGKVLLPGLVDLHTHLREPGREDSETVLTGTRAAASGGYTAVFAMANTFPVADTAGVVEQVYRLGQEHGYCDVQPIGAVTVGLEGKKLAELGAMHESAAGVTVFSDDGKCVDDAVIMRRALEYVKAFGGVVAQHAQEPRLTEGAQMNEGVVSAELGLGGWPAVAEESIIARDVLLAEHVGSRVHICHLSTAGSVEIVRWAKSRGIDVTAEVTPHHLLLTDELVRSYNPVFKVNPPLRTERDVLALREALADGTIDIVATDHAPHPHEDKDCEWAAAAMGMVGLETALSVVQETMVDTGLLTWAGVAERMSAKPAEIGRAVGHGRPVSAGEPANLTLVDTEYRGSVDPAGFASRSRNTPYEGRELPGRVTHTWLRGKATLVDGKLT
- a CDS encoding aspartate carbamoyltransferase catalytic subunit, whose translation is MQRHLISAADLSRDDAVLILDTAEEMARVADRPIKKLPTLRGRTVVNLFFEDSTRTRISFEAAEKRLSADVINFTAKGSSVSKGESLKDTAQTLEAMGVDAVVIRHGASGAPYRLATSGWIDAAVINAGDGTHQHPTQALLDAFTMRRRLVGRDAGLGQDLAGKRITLVGDILHSRVARSNVDLLHTLGAEVTLVAPPTLVPVGVEAWPCEVSYDLDSTLSKSDAVMLLRVQRERMNAAFFPTEREYSRRYGLDGDRMAKMPEHAIVMHPGPMVRGMEITAEVADSDRCTVVEQVANGVSIRMAVLYLLLGGNEPAVSHARIEEK
- the pyrR gene encoding bifunctional pyr operon transcriptional regulator/uracil phosphoribosyltransferase PyrR, whose product is MDTQQYESDARPVLEAPDIARVLTRIAHEIVERAKGADDVVLLGIPTRGVFLAQRLAVKLEEITDRKIPVGSLDITMYRDDLRMHPPRALARTDIPGDGIDGRLVVLVDDVLFSGRTIRAALDALNDIGRPRAVQLAVLVDRGHRELPIRADYVGKNLPTSLRETVKVQLAEEDGRDTVLLGAKQTP